One genomic region from Flagellimonas oceani encodes:
- a CDS encoding HmuY family protein, producing MKKTILLKAIALLLIISSCSDDEGQDLIDFTVNFSSETVGTTEEDTTKEITLSFSRPASEAGTINVNYTGTNAEYGTDFTTTPDGASGTIAVSVAAGDKDASFTFNKLSNAIEGSTKSVTFSIDGFDQTDWSQGSTASTLVSYAPIASTGGVIDTDNGGATIPNQVYFDFSSETQTTVKRDIWEIGLYNGTENRVFLNSALAVSAVEITGETDLLAITEASNLPEPMELTGLNAMFQPEPVTVSTVSEVLEGLPVGYFQYGNLEEGISFTDYPEGNLDDTAFAEISTNPEENYVYIVSLGNEIPSEEELEAPIDPGSIDTSGDHRGFLKVRILSDGNNYTIQYAALGETESFTEVTVPKNTAYNLTAFSLTNGETVSVEPTKEQWDINLSGVFAYYGAQGPTIAGLTFSDFVMHNTLGGTGLYQVTLYEVDSETDEVTEFDVPSYADFTMADVDESAFVYDNRAVVGSGWRDAFGGVVKDDRYYVVKDADGNYYKFDFTAFTSTEGERGHYQFTYERL from the coding sequence ATGAAAAAAACTATCCTTTTAAAAGCGATCGCACTCCTTCTTATTATTAGTTCCTGTAGCGATGATGAAGGCCAAGACCTCATAGACTTTACGGTAAACTTTAGCAGCGAAACCGTTGGTACCACCGAGGAGGACACCACCAAAGAGATTACCTTGAGTTTTTCAAGGCCGGCTTCCGAGGCAGGAACCATCAATGTGAACTACACGGGCACCAATGCCGAGTATGGAACGGATTTTACCACAACACCGGATGGTGCATCTGGGACCATTGCCGTCTCCGTAGCGGCTGGTGACAAGGATGCATCGTTTACCTTTAACAAATTGTCCAATGCCATCGAAGGTTCCACGAAATCCGTGACGTTCTCCATAGATGGTTTCGACCAAACCGACTGGTCGCAAGGTTCTACGGCGTCTACCTTGGTGAGCTACGCACCCATTGCATCCACCGGTGGCGTTATTGATACGGATAATGGCGGGGCCACGATACCCAATCAAGTCTACTTTGATTTTAGTTCGGAGACTCAAACCACGGTTAAACGGGATATTTGGGAAATTGGATTGTACAACGGTACCGAAAATCGTGTGTTCCTTAATTCCGCACTTGCTGTATCCGCAGTGGAAATTACCGGGGAAACCGATCTACTTGCCATTACAGAAGCCAGTAACCTTCCCGAACCCATGGAGTTGACAGGTCTGAACGCCATGTTTCAGCCCGAACCTGTGACCGTAAGCACCGTTTCCGAAGTATTGGAAGGTTTGCCGGTCGGATACTTTCAATATGGAAACTTGGAAGAAGGTATTTCCTTTACCGATTATCCCGAAGGCAATTTGGACGATACGGCATTTGCCGAAATCTCCACCAATCCCGAAGAAAACTATGTTTACATTGTAAGTTTGGGCAATGAGATCCCTTCTGAAGAAGAGCTTGAGGCTCCTATCGACCCCGGGAGCATTGACACTTCGGGAGATCATCGCGGGTTTTTAAAAGTAAGGATCTTGAGCGATGGCAATAATTACACCATTCAGTATGCAGCGTTGGGAGAAACCGAATCGTTCACTGAAGTGACCGTTCCAAAAAATACCGCTTACAACCTTACCGCCTTTAGTTTGACCAATGGCGAGACCGTTAGCGTAGAGCCCACCAAAGAGCAGTGGGACATCAACCTTAGTGGCGTATTCGCTTATTATGGCGCGCAAGGCCCTACCATTGCCGGCTTGACCTTCTCCGACTTTGTGATGCACAATACATTGGGAGGCACCGGGCTTTATCAGGTTACCTTGTACGAGGTGGATTCCGAAACAGATGAAGTAACCGAATTTGACGTACCCTCGTATGCTGATTTTACCATGGCCGATGTTGACGAATCCGCCTTTGTGTATGATAACAGGGCCGTTGTTGGAAGTGGCTGGAGAGATGCCTTTGGTGGCGTAGTCAAAGATGATAGGTACTATGTTGTAAAGGATGCCGACGGCAACTACTACAAATTCGACTTTACCGCCTTCACCAGCACCGAAGGGGAAAGGGGACATTACCAGTTTACCTACGAAAGATTATAA
- a CDS encoding arsenate reductase family protein codes for MKDDMGVIATDNRKIQLFYNSDSNKGQQTFAYLKSSKKKVLNVDLCKTKVTATQWTELADLLNKPIKGLINTDHADFIKEYGENPDLKSEDDWLKVLENNPKVVTQPIVVNGDKAIQIDTPSEVVPFLEDED; via the coding sequence ATGAAGGACGACATGGGAGTAATAGCCACAGATAACAGAAAAATACAATTGTTTTATAATAGCGATTCCAATAAGGGACAGCAAACTTTTGCCTATCTTAAATCCAGCAAAAAAAAGGTGCTGAACGTAGACCTTTGCAAAACAAAGGTTACGGCCACCCAATGGACCGAATTGGCCGATCTATTGAATAAGCCCATAAAAGGACTGATCAATACCGACCATGCAGATTTTATCAAAGAGTATGGCGAAAATCCTGACCTTAAAAGTGAGGACGATTGGCTGAAGGTTTTGGAGAACAATCCAAAGGTGGTTACCCAGCCCATTGTTGTTAATGGCGACAAAGCCATTCAGATTGATACTCCTTCCGAGGTAGTGCCCTTTTTGGAGGACGAAGACTAG
- a CDS encoding FMN-binding protein, protein MLASRFKGHTAAVVLITLLFFGFKADKISPKLQEKIDNAIQGTYEVEEFSMERIEIASNLNKRTPSELGGENLFKIISSGKKVGYIYVGVAPSLKKTFDYVVLLNPDLSVKKSKILIYREDHGRQVGSQRWLKQFIGRKSGEKLIYGEDIDGISGATVSAKSMTLAVSNVLESLQVLKNANVF, encoded by the coding sequence ATGCTGGCAAGTAGGTTTAAGGGACATACAGCAGCAGTGGTTCTGATCACGTTGTTATTTTTTGGGTTTAAGGCGGACAAGATATCGCCGAAGCTTCAAGAAAAGATTGACAATGCCATACAAGGAACCTATGAAGTAGAGGAATTCTCCATGGAACGGATAGAGATTGCGTCCAATCTGAACAAGCGGACCCCCTCTGAATTGGGTGGGGAGAATCTGTTCAAGATCATTTCTTCGGGCAAAAAGGTTGGGTATATTTATGTGGGAGTCGCTCCAAGTTTAAAGAAAACCTTTGACTACGTGGTTTTGCTCAATCCTGACCTAAGCGTGAAAAAATCCAAAATATTGATCTACCGTGAAGACCATGGGCGCCAAGTGGGCAGTCAGCGTTGGTTAAAACAGTTTATCGGAAGAAAATCGGGTGAAAAACTGATTTACGGGGAAGATATTGATGGGATATCAGGGGCCACGGTCTCTGCGAAATCCATGACCCTTGCAGTAAGCAACGTGTTGGAAAGTTTACAGGTTTTAAAAAATGCGAACGTTTTTTAA
- a CDS encoding DUF6607 family protein, with the protein MKKSILPLLFLAFATITGTSQEKKELDREAILDMCGCYEVSFKYTETFAPEIDYEKHLDYTSKALELALPIVDKDNKISIQHLLVLNDTMVIKHWRQDWLYENQQIFHYDKDNNWVFSELPADQVKGQWTQKVYQVDDSPRYAGSSTWVHFDGKHYWENQSDSPLPRREYSKRSDYNVMSRGNRQEITSTGWVHEQDNDKIIRKDGEEDVLLAQEKGYNTYVKVADERCKAATDWWGEHKDFWATARDAWDEVYDREGDLTLLKQVDGQPMFMKFYELEAANAGKDEILELINKFVTDNASKGNAGK; encoded by the coding sequence ATGAAAAAATCAATCCTGCCCTTGCTGTTTTTAGCTTTTGCAACAATTACGGGCACATCACAAGAAAAGAAGGAACTGGACCGCGAAGCTATTTTGGACATGTGCGGCTGCTACGAAGTGAGTTTTAAATACACGGAGACCTTTGCACCTGAAATTGACTACGAGAAACATTTGGACTATACCTCCAAAGCGCTGGAACTTGCATTGCCGATTGTGGATAAGGACAATAAAATCTCCATACAGCACTTATTGGTGCTGAACGATACCATGGTGATTAAACACTGGAGACAGGATTGGTTGTACGAGAACCAGCAAATTTTCCATTACGACAAGGATAACAATTGGGTTTTTTCTGAGTTGCCGGCCGACCAAGTGAAAGGGCAGTGGACCCAAAAAGTGTATCAGGTGGACGATAGCCCAAGATATGCCGGTTCATCGACTTGGGTGCATTTTGATGGAAAACATTACTGGGAAAACCAAAGCGATTCACCGCTTCCGCGAAGAGAGTATTCCAAAAGGAGCGATTACAATGTTATGAGCCGTGGTAATCGCCAAGAGATCACATCAACGGGTTGGGTTCATGAGCAGGACAATGATAAGATCATTCGTAAAGATGGTGAGGAAGATGTGCTGCTTGCACAGGAAAAGGGTTACAATACCTATGTAAAGGTAGCCGACGAAAGATGTAAGGCTGCTACCGATTGGTGGGGCGAGCACAAAGATTTTTGGGCGACCGCCAGAGATGCTTGGGACGAGGTGTATGATAGGGAAGGAGACCTTACTCTGCTAAAACAAGTGGATGGACAACCCATGTTTATGAAATTTTATGAGCTGGAAGCTGCTAACGCCGGTAAGGATGAGATTTTAGAATTGATCAATAAATTTGTGACGGATAATGCTTCAAAAGGGAATGCTGGCAAGTAG
- a CDS encoding transcriptional regulator, whose amino-acid sequence MIAILTGDIKNSSEHKANKWLPLLKEALTKYGSEPKDWEIYRGDSFQLQTKPENALEAAIYIKASIKQIRHLDVRIAIGLGEKNYDAPKITESNGTAFVNSGERFENLKKQNLGIKTPNEKFDGHMDLLLELALLTMDDWTPAISRTVQCTMDYPEMNQKELAALLNKSQGNISEELNKAGFDEVKKMIHFYREQLAQL is encoded by the coding sequence ATGATAGCCATACTCACAGGGGACATTAAGAACTCGTCGGAACACAAGGCCAACAAATGGCTGCCCCTATTAAAGGAAGCGCTGACCAAATACGGCAGCGAACCCAAGGATTGGGAAATATACCGGGGCGATAGCTTTCAACTGCAGACCAAGCCGGAAAACGCATTGGAAGCCGCCATCTACATCAAGGCGAGCATCAAACAAATTCGCCATTTGGATGTTCGGATAGCCATTGGATTGGGCGAAAAAAATTATGACGCTCCCAAAATCACCGAGTCCAACGGCACCGCATTTGTAAACTCCGGTGAACGTTTTGAGAACCTCAAAAAACAAAATCTGGGGATTAAAACCCCTAACGAAAAATTTGATGGGCACATGGACCTATTGTTGGAACTGGCGCTTCTGACCATGGACGATTGGACGCCCGCAATATCCCGAACAGTACAATGTACCATGGACTACCCGGAAATGAACCAAAAAGAACTGGCAGCGCTCCTCAACAAATCACAAGGGAACATTAGCGAAGAATTGAACAAGGCAGGATTTGACGAAGTCAAAAAAATGATTCATTTTTACAGGGAACAACTCGCACAATTATGA
- a CDS encoding zinc-dependent metalloprotease, giving the protein MIKNLLPRLLVVIILLGTVQNTDAQLFKKKKKETEQKKDDKSKPGDIKPYDKVITKDAKTDEGLFSVHTVDDKRYYEIPDSLFNREMLMVSRISKTATGIGFGGGKINTQVLRWEKKDKKVLVRVASYENVAADSLPVHEAVVNSNFEPVLFSFDIKAINKKDSLNPATVIEIDPMFTDDVKALGFPDSYRKRFKVTRMDGDRSYIESIKSYPLNIEARHVKTYLSSEPPSNSSLGSISLEINNSMILLPKEPMKRRYFDRRVGWFARGQVDYGLEAQESKTVTYLDRWRLEVKDEDIEKYKAGELVEPKKPIVYYVDRATPKEWVPYIKQGIEDWQVAFEAAGFKNAIIAKDPPSVEEDPEWSPEDVRYSVVRYLASPIPNANGPHVSDPRSGEILESDINWYHNVMSLLRGWYFVQTAAINPEAQKTEFKEEIMGRLIRFVSSHEVGHTLGLPHNMGSSVAYPVDSLRSASFTKKYGTAPSIMDYARFNYVAQPGDEGVALMPNIGIYDKYSIKWGYKPILDKTAEEEKPILNSWILEHAGDPMYRFGHQQVGDIHDPSSQTEDLGDDAMEASMYGIENLKRIVPQLIEWTTEDGENYDDLETMYGHVVAQFSRYMGHVSNNIGGVYEYHKTADQEGAVYTHVSKEHQKRAMDFMQEQLFETPEWLIDRNIFNKIEYSGSIERIRSTQERYLNTMLHLGKLARLIENETLNGDEAYGLVEMMRDLRRGIWSETRNGKTIDTYRRNLQKAHIDRLEYLMTADSQSKQPDFGGYRKSTPINTSQSDIRSVARAELNNLKSDIRGGLARISDTMSRYHLQDALERIDLILEPTK; this is encoded by the coding sequence ATGATCAAAAATTTACTCCCTCGACTACTTGTAGTCATTATTCTATTGGGTACCGTTCAAAATACGGACGCCCAACTTTTCAAAAAGAAAAAGAAAGAAACCGAACAAAAAAAGGACGACAAATCCAAACCTGGCGATATAAAACCTTACGATAAGGTAATCACCAAGGATGCAAAAACCGACGAAGGTCTCTTCAGTGTGCATACCGTAGATGACAAACGTTATTACGAAATCCCCGATTCCCTGTTCAACCGCGAAATGTTAATGGTGAGCCGAATCTCCAAAACAGCGACAGGCATTGGTTTTGGTGGTGGAAAAATCAACACGCAAGTACTCCGCTGGGAAAAAAAGGACAAAAAAGTATTGGTCCGTGTAGCTTCTTATGAAAATGTGGCGGCAGATTCCCTTCCGGTTCACGAAGCTGTGGTAAACTCCAACTTTGAACCGGTACTTTTTTCGTTCGACATCAAGGCCATCAATAAAAAAGATTCCTTGAACCCCGCAACGGTAATCGAAATCGACCCCATGTTCACCGATGATGTAAAAGCACTTGGGTTTCCCGATAGTTACCGAAAAAGATTCAAAGTAACCAGAATGGACGGTGATCGAAGCTATATCGAATCCATCAAAAGTTATCCTTTGAACATTGAGGCAAGACACGTAAAAACGTATCTATCCAGTGAACCGCCCAGCAATTCCAGCTTGGGGTCCATTTCTTTGGAAATCAACAACTCCATGATCTTATTGCCCAAAGAACCTATGAAACGTCGTTATTTTGACAGACGTGTGGGTTGGTTTGCCCGAGGCCAGGTAGATTATGGACTTGAGGCACAGGAAAGCAAAACAGTAACGTATCTAGATCGTTGGAGACTTGAGGTCAAAGACGAGGATATTGAAAAATACAAGGCCGGTGAGCTGGTGGAGCCCAAAAAACCAATCGTTTATTATGTGGACAGGGCCACACCCAAAGAGTGGGTCCCATACATTAAACAAGGTATAGAAGATTGGCAAGTGGCCTTTGAGGCCGCAGGTTTTAAAAACGCCATTATCGCCAAAGACCCTCCATCTGTTGAAGAAGACCCAGAGTGGTCCCCTGAAGATGTAAGATATTCTGTAGTGCGCTATTTGGCATCCCCGATTCCAAATGCCAACGGCCCGCACGTGAGCGACCCAAGGAGCGGCGAAATTTTGGAGTCGGACATTAACTGGTACCACAATGTAATGAGCTTGCTACGCGGCTGGTATTTTGTGCAGACCGCTGCCATTAACCCAGAGGCTCAAAAAACAGAATTCAAGGAAGAAATTATGGGTCGTTTGATACGATTTGTATCCTCCCACGAGGTCGGGCACACACTTGGATTGCCCCACAATATGGGAAGCAGCGTTGCATATCCGGTCGACTCGTTGCGCTCTGCAAGTTTTACAAAGAAATATGGCACTGCGCCGTCCATTATGGATTATGCCCGTTTCAACTATGTTGCCCAACCCGGTGACGAGGGTGTTGCCTTGATGCCAAATATTGGTATTTACGACAAGTATTCCATCAAATGGGGATACAAGCCTATTTTGGACAAAACCGCAGAAGAGGAAAAACCGATTTTGAACAGTTGGATCTTGGAACACGCAGGTGACCCCATGTACCGTTTCGGACACCAACAAGTAGGAGACATACACGACCCAAGTTCACAGACCGAGGATTTAGGCGACGATGCCATGGAGGCCAGTATGTACGGTATCGAAAACTTAAAGCGCATTGTGCCACAATTAATTGAATGGACTACAGAGGACGGCGAAAATTATGACGACCTCGAAACCATGTACGGTCATGTAGTGGCCCAGTTCAGCAGATATATGGGGCATGTCTCCAACAACATTGGAGGCGTTTATGAATACCACAAAACCGCTGATCAAGAAGGGGCCGTTTATACCCATGTGAGCAAGGAACATCAAAAAAGGGCGATGGATTTTATGCAGGAACAACTTTTTGAGACTCCCGAGTGGCTAATTGACCGGAACATTTTCAATAAAATTGAATACTCTGGTTCCATAGAGCGAATCCGTTCCACACAGGAACGTTACTTGAACACCATGTTACATTTGGGAAAATTGGCCCGACTCATCGAAAATGAAACTTTGAACGGTGACGAGGCCTATGGATTGGTGGAGATGATGCGCGACCTTCGCAGAGGTATTTGGTCCGAGACACGAAATGGAAAAACCATCGACACCTACCGCAGAAACCTCCAAAAAGCACATATTGACCGATTGGAATACCTGATGACTGCCGACAGTCAAAGCAAGCAGCCCGATTTCGGGGGGTATAGAAAATCCACACCGATCAACACCAGCCAGTCGGATATTCGTTCGGTGGCACGTGCCGAACTCAACAACCTTAAAAGCGATATCAGAGGCGGTCTTGCCAGAATTTCGGACACCATGAGCCGTTACCATCTGCAAGACGCTTTGGAGCGCATAGACCTTATATTGGAGCCTACAAAGTAG
- a CDS encoding DUF3307 domain-containing protein gives MMLLALKLILAHFIGDFVLQPAHWVEDKLEKKGRSKYLYFHIGVHLLTLLIILQFQHIVPIIIIVVTHFLIDLGKLSLTNPKNYRWLFVADQILHLLVLGGVLYWISPFPINFGALFTEKNLLLTTFLVFVTYVSGIIMRMLLAPYIDEVARDDADTTEGGSLKNAGTYIGMLERLFVFGFILMQQWAAIGLLIAAKSVFRFGDLNKGKNRKLTEYVLIGTLLSFGLAILSGMFYVYLSEQL, from the coding sequence ATGATGCTTTTGGCCCTAAAACTTATACTCGCCCACTTTATTGGAGATTTTGTCCTCCAACCTGCACATTGGGTCGAGGACAAATTGGAGAAAAAGGGACGGTCCAAATACCTCTATTTCCATATCGGGGTCCACTTACTTACATTATTGATCATCCTACAGTTTCAACATATTGTACCGATCATTATTATTGTGGTGACGCACTTTCTCATCGACTTGGGAAAATTATCGCTTACCAATCCCAAAAACTACCGCTGGTTGTTTGTGGCGGACCAAATATTGCATCTTTTGGTTCTAGGCGGTGTGTTGTACTGGATATCACCGTTCCCGATAAACTTTGGTGCTTTGTTCACCGAAAAAAACTTACTGCTGACAACTTTTTTGGTATTTGTCACCTATGTCTCGGGAATCATCATGCGCATGTTGCTGGCCCCCTACATTGATGAAGTCGCCAGGGACGACGCAGATACCACCGAAGGAGGGTCACTAAAAAACGCCGGAACCTATATCGGCATGCTGGAAAGGCTCTTTGTGTTCGGCTTTATTTTGATGCAACAATGGGCCGCCATTGGACTTTTGATCGCGGCCAAATCCGTATTCCGGTTTGGAGACCTCAACAAGGGCAAAAACCGCAAGCTAACCGAGTATGTGCTGATCGGAACGTTGTTAAGTTTTGGCTTGGCCATACTTTCGGGCATGTTTTATGTATATCTATCCGAACAACTTTAA
- a CDS encoding TonB-dependent receptor plug domain-containing protein, with product MSLNKNTNLLFLTLIFSVMGLAQESKKQEKDSLSMQQLDEVILTGESKVMSLSKKLFSVGTIDQKDIAKVAGNNLADILNYNLNITVTPDASTGRSTISMFGLDGQYVKILIDGIPMASDNGIGNNIDITQINLEDVERIEIVEGSMGVLYGDNAVAGVINIVTKRGLDNNHKWQLQLSVQEETVGSEYALFDEGRHIQNVKLSHQLSDKTSIAIGGSRNDNAGFFNGYKGKNYVNIQDNAVVNDSLRGMEWNPKEQLTAYGNLNTSIGKHNIFYKIQYYDESVPVYNHFVNGRLDSNTGMPNPTALDENFDTERVMNNLNITGPLKGSTVYNLSLSHQTQKRYYKQYVYNILQQGIESVNSDDLSQSSEIWYSKGFVSNIVPGTDFFNLQLGYEFNHQTGFDAIATGEYSSDVVENTLENYDFFGVLDFNITDRFSIFPGARFTNNSQFGNKLIWSLSSTYDFSNSFKVKAVFGSAFRAPNFEELFFYFVDSNHNVQGNPDLDPEDGLSVFLNVEEKFRLSDSSMLKTALKSFYFHIDGKIASIISTDDQDRNLFTFDNVDRSQILGFSLENSLMMNRWQASLGVTYMGESTTIDASEGISSDFLWSFNLQSALSYSIPSIKTALSAQLKYTGRSQVVLSGTDGSVVGQTDDFTWMDASARTNITKDLSITLGARNIFDIVRVNASDTPTGAHGSGGAPSRLFGNGRSYYLKLLYNLNFN from the coding sequence ATGAGTCTAAATAAAAATACCAACCTCTTATTTTTGACTTTGATTTTTTCTGTGATGGGACTTGCTCAGGAATCCAAAAAACAAGAAAAAGACTCATTGTCCATGCAGCAATTGGACGAGGTGATATTGACCGGGGAAAGCAAGGTGATGTCCCTCAGTAAAAAATTGTTCTCGGTAGGTACCATAGATCAAAAGGACATTGCCAAAGTTGCAGGAAACAACCTGGCCGATATACTTAATTACAACCTGAACATCACCGTTACCCCAGATGCATCCACAGGGCGTTCCACCATTAGTATGTTCGGTTTGGACGGACAGTACGTAAAAATACTTATTGATGGTATCCCCATGGCCAGTGACAATGGAATTGGAAACAATATTGACATCACCCAGATAAACCTTGAGGATGTGGAACGCATTGAAATCGTGGAAGGCTCCATGGGTGTCCTCTATGGCGATAATGCGGTGGCAGGTGTTATCAATATTGTGACTAAGCGGGGATTGGACAATAACCATAAATGGCAACTGCAACTATCCGTGCAAGAAGAAACCGTAGGTAGTGAATATGCGCTTTTTGATGAAGGCCGACATATCCAAAATGTAAAACTTAGCCATCAATTGAGTGATAAGACCAGTATTGCCATCGGGGGCTCCCGAAACGACAATGCTGGTTTTTTTAATGGCTACAAAGGGAAAAACTACGTCAATATTCAGGATAACGCCGTGGTGAACGATAGCCTTCGCGGCATGGAGTGGAACCCGAAAGAACAGTTAACTGCGTACGGAAACCTCAACACTTCCATAGGAAAACACAACATCTTCTATAAAATCCAATATTACGATGAATCCGTTCCGGTATACAATCATTTTGTAAACGGAAGGTTGGATAGCAACACGGGCATGCCGAACCCGACCGCCTTGGACGAAAATTTTGATACGGAAAGGGTCATGAACAACCTTAACATCACGGGACCCCTAAAAGGGTCAACGGTCTACAACCTCTCTTTGTCCCACCAAACCCAAAAACGGTATTACAAACAATATGTGTACAATATTCTACAACAGGGCATAGAATCCGTCAACTCCGACGATTTAAGTCAATCCAGTGAAATTTGGTACTCCAAGGGGTTTGTGAGCAACATTGTCCCCGGCACGGATTTCTTCAACCTGCAATTGGGGTACGAGTTCAACCACCAAACCGGTTTCGATGCCATCGCCACGGGCGAATACTCCAGCGATGTGGTGGAAAACACGTTGGAGAACTATGATTTTTTCGGAGTGCTGGACTTTAATATTACCGACAGGTTCTCCATATTTCCAGGGGCACGATTTACCAACAACTCCCAGTTTGGCAACAAGTTGATATGGTCCCTCTCCTCCACCTACGACTTCAGCAATTCATTTAAGGTAAAAGCAGTGTTCGGCTCTGCCTTTAGGGCACCCAATTTTGAGGAACTCTTCTTCTACTTTGTGGATTCCAACCATAACGTACAGGGAAACCCCGATCTTGACCCGGAAGACGGCCTTTCCGTATTCTTGAATGTGGAGGAAAAGTTCCGGTTATCCGATAGCAGCATGCTCAAAACCGCGCTAAAATCCTTCTATTTTCATATTGATGGTAAGATTGCCTCCATCATCAGCACGGACGACCAAGACCGAAACCTGTTCACTTTTGACAATGTGGACCGTTCCCAAATCTTGGGTTTTTCATTGGAGAATTCCCTTATGATGAACCGTTGGCAAGCCTCTTTGGGGGTGACCTACATGGGAGAATCCACTACCATTGATGCCTCCGAAGGAATAAGCAGCGACTTTTTATGGAGTTTCAATCTACAATCCGCCTTAAGTTATAGCATTCCCTCCATCAAGACCGCATTGTCGGCACAACTAAAATACACGGGCAGGTCCCAAGTAGTACTCAGCGGTACGGATGGCTCCGTCGTGGGCCAAACGGACGATTTTACTTGGATGGATGCATCGGCACGGACCAACATAACCAAAGATTTGAGCATTACGCTGGGCGCTCGGAACATCTTCGACATTGTTCGGGTAAATGCCTCGGATACGCCCACCGGCGCCCATGGGAGCGGCGGGGCCCCAAGTCGTTTGTTCGGCAATGGAAGATCATATTACCTAAAACTATTATACAATCTAAATTTCAATTAA